In Desulfurococcaceae archaeon MEX13E-LK6-19, the genomic window ACATTAACAGCCTTAACCTCAGCCTCTTCCTCCTTTTCAAAGATCTTCGGTATCTCGCGTTCCTCTAGAGGAGCAATAGCCATTATAATGCTGGCTACGAGGCCTAACATGAATGCGATAATGTATAATGCTATATACTTGGTTCCAGGTTCTCCTACGGCTAATGTAATGACCATTATTACTTGGGCTATTATACTTGCTATGCTGCCCGAAATAGTTCTTTGTGCAACTAGTCTCTTGTACTCGGCCTCAGGGAAGGAGACAAGAAAGAACTGGTTGAGAAACACGCCAGTAGGTATTGTAGAAGCCACGGCTAGGCTATATACTATGGTCTCGCTCTCGGTGGAGTATGCGGCAAAAGGTATTGCGAGCCACATGATTCTCTCGAGTACATGGAAGAACAAGAGTTTCTTCTTACTTGGAACGAGGACGGCTTTCTTGTAGAGAATAAGAGCCATTAGTAGAGCCAATAGGCCTGCGAAAGAGTTCAAGAGAAGGAGATCACGGAGCCCATAGCCTGTAGATACTAGGAATATTGGTGTTAGACCACGTGTTATAACGACGTAGAATCCTCCGAAAGCAGCTTCAAGCACAAACAATAGGAACAATAGTTCTTTGCCTTTCTTTTTTCTGGCTCGCTCAGTTATTATGGAAAAAGAAGGTCTCCTTGGCAGGTGCAATGCTTATCCACCTACAGTTGGTATCCCATCTTAACTGCAGTGTCCCCCAAGGATACTGTATCCTGTCATGTGTACGTGGTGTTGCGTGTAAGAAAAGTGGTTAAAAACAGTTTTGGTCATATTATGTTGGAAAAATAATGTTGTTATTTTCCAGCTAGCTTGCCAACCACTATACCTATAGCGATCACTATTAGATTTGCTATGAGACCATAGAACCCAGCATAGAAGCCTAGTCTTTTTAATGATACAAGGAATTCTCCTACAGGAGCTAGTGGTGTGGCTGCCAGGGCTGATGCTATATCTTTCGAGGTCTTGATTAGTCCTACTGTTATCATTCCTACAGACATTCCTGCTACAGCAGTTCTCTTGCCTATAAGCCCTGGCTTTAATAGTCCTATAACGTATTGTGGGAAGAACTGTACTATGCCTGCGTAGCCTATGAGTAGAAGATAGATCAGTATTCCTGGCGCGTATAGGGCTAGTATAAGTGAGATAATAGCTATTGCTGCCGTGAATAGCCTGGCTGCGAAAACTAGTTCTTTACCTGTTGCATTAGGCTTGAATACACGTTGGTAAGCATTCCTTGAGAACAATGCTCCACATACATGGAGTATTGCGGCAGCTGTTGATATTGATGCTGCTAGTGCTCCTGCGCCAACGATCCCGACGAACCATGGTGGGAATAATTGGCGGGCAACAAGCATGAACGCCATATCGCTGTATGGTTTCTTGTATACTGGTAGGGCCAGCATACCTGTCGCGAATAATGCTATAGCAGTTAGTCCCACCATTATGGCAGGGATCTGGCTTACCTGGTATACACCGACGAGCACCATGTTCTTCTTAATTGTCTTAATGTCCTTGCCGCCAAAGATGTTCTGGACACGGTTTGGCCATAGCCAGAAAGCTAGTGGTGCTGTAAGCATTAATGTTACCATCCAGGTGAGATCCTGTGGTCTTAAGTATAGACTGAAAACACCGCCTTCGGGTTGTGTTGCCGCATAGTCTTGGAGTACAGCGAATAATCTATCGTAGCCTCCGAAAGCTATTATTGGTGCTAGTAGTCCTACAAGCCATATTGCAAACAACATTATCGCGCCTTGTAGCGCATTAATGAAGGCCACACTCATTAACCCACCGACGATTGTGAATACGGCTATCAGCAGGAATGCTATGAGTTTAGCTGTAACAGGATCGAACATTCCGTAGCCAGCTACCTCTATGATATAGCCTATGCCTTGTATCTGGAGCTGTATGTATGGTATACTCCATAGAGCGCCAGTGATCGCGACGAAAGCTCCAACACCCTTGCTACCATAGAGATCCTCGAAAGCATCAGCTAGAGTTAACCAGTTCCTGTTCTTAGCGTGTTTCCAGAGACTAGGGATCAACAGGAATCCTATAAGATAAGAGATCATGCCGTATAGTGTTATACCCCATACTCTAGCGCCTTCACGTGCAGCTGTACCAGGCAGTCCGAGGAACGTGTATGCACTATAGATGTTTGCTCCAAGGCTAAGCCATAGGATCAATAGTCCTAGTGTACGTCCCGCGACAAACCATGCATCAACGCTGGTTAGCTTCTCGAATCCCTTCTTCGTGGAGACATAGCCTACAATACTTGTTAAACCAAGCCATCCAGCTATAATTATCAAAGCAAGGTACTCCATGTTCTTCACCACTCGAGCTTCTTATCAACAACATAGGCTGTTACAAGAAGCCCGAAGGCATAAAGAGTCCATAGCATCATGTAGATCCATAGAAGAGGTATACTGCCTATGTATATGTTACTGCTATTCACTGCTGGCACGAATACTGCTGGGAGATATGCTAGAACTAGAAGTAGAAAGAACACTACCTTCTTTAAGTATCTTGGAGGCATAAGTACAGCCCCGTGAATACTCTAATGAGTGTCCATAAATATTTTTCTCTATGTGGTGATATGTGGAGTTGTCTCCAGTTCTTTTGTGTAGACATGCTCCAGCGAATCTTTATATCAAATAAACAAATTTTCTTTTTAAACAGGTAAAGGGGATTGCAATGAGTTATGCTGTTGTAGCAGAGGATCTTAAGAAAACGTATAAGACGAAGAAGAGAAAGGGATTGCTCCGTGGCACTGTAGAGAGAATCGAGGCTCTTCGAGGAATTAGCTTCAAGATCAAGCATGGCGAGGTTGTCGGTCTCCTAGGGCCTAATGGTGCTGGGAAAACAACTACTGTTAAGATCATCGCGACGCTACTTCTTCCTGATGAGGGAGAAGCTTATGTTGAGGGATTTAGTGTTGTCAAAGAGCCTAATGAAGTCAGGAAACGAATAGGACTGCTACTTAGTGTAGAAAAAGGATTCTACGGGAAACTCACTGGCAGAGAGAATCTGGAGTACTTTGGCGCATTATATGGGCTAGGTGGGAGGGAGCTCAAGGAGAGAATAAACTATCTCATGAAGCTTCTTGAACTCGATAAACTTGGTGCTGAGGATAGACTCTATGAGGAATATAGTCTTGGCATGAAAGCTCGTCTAGGGCTTGCCCGTGCTCTTCTCAAGGATCCACCAGTGCTGTTGCTCGATGAGCCAACACTAGGTCTTGACCCACCAAGTGCACGTAAGATCAGGGAGCTAGTTAAGAAAATGGCGAGAGAAGGCAAGGCTATCTTGTATACTACTCATAACATGTTTGAAGCAGAGATTGTTTGTGATCGAATACTATTGATCAACAAGGGAGTCATAGTTGCTGAGGGGTCTCCAGAGGAGCTTAAGGCGAGAATACCTAAGCTTAGAACGATAACTGTTGTTGTGAAAAATACTAGTCAGGACGTGCTCAAAGAGGTTGTCTATAAGGTCCTGGGAGACTCTATTGAGCCAAAAATAGAAGTTGTTGGAGAGAAACTATACCAGCTAAGAGTATCGATAGAGAAACCCGAAGAATACGTGGGAGAGATCATTAGGCTTCTCGTCGAGAAAGGCTATGACATAGTTACTATGAAGATCGAGGAGCCCACTCTCGAGGATGTATTCATATATTTCACAAGGTGAGTCTGTCAATGGGTTTTCTAAGGATTCTATGGGCTGAAATGAAGTTTGTGTATGCTGACATATTTAGGAGAAAATCAATGCTTGCAATTATCATCTTGTATCCGTACATGCTAACATTGTTCATACTATTGATAGGCACGTCTCTTGGCTCAACAAAAGTATTCATTGAGAGAATAGGGGTTGACCCTGTAGTATTCTTTATAACAAGCGGGTTCATGATGATGGTCATCCTTGGTGTAAGCGACGATTTGTTGTGGAAGCCTATAGCAGACCGGCAACTTGGTACACAACCATACATAATTGCTTCACCAGTACCGAGAATAAAGTATTACTTCGCTATCCCTATTCCGCGCCTCATCATAGTGTTGGTACTGGGGTTAACCAGTATTGTGCCGATAATGTATTACTACTATGGTTTCGAAGGCATATATGAAGCATTGGTAATCATAGGTCTCACAGGGCTTTCTGCTCTCTTGTTCGTGACATTCGTTCTCATAATCATTGGTGTAGTCTATGGTGTTGGAGGAGAAAACTGGAGAGCAATAAACGTGATAAGACCGCTCCTGTTGGTACTGATGGGGGTTTATTACCCAAGATACATGATGCCCTTGCTGGGCAGGATAGCTAGTTCACTTATCCCCTCGTCCCATGTTGTTGAAGCTATTCAGAGGATTATAACAGGCTATGACGCGACGATAACGACTATATTGATGCTGATAGGTTTCGCTACAGCACTAGCCATATTCTATGCACCATTCGGGATGAAGAGCATGGTGTTCTGGGAGAAGAAGGTAGTCAAAGAAGGTGTTAAGACATGAGTGTTTACAAGACCGTGTTTAAAGCATATTTTGTTACAGAGCTTCTGAGAAACAAAGGTATAGTCTATGGTATACTTGGTTTAATGATGTGGCTCGCGCTATTCATAATACCAGTATCACTGTTTAGGCCACCGAATGTTTCTCCAGAAATAGCGTCTGCTTATGGTTTTACTGCTATACTGATATTCATGATCTATAGTATGGCTACATGGGATTGGGCTTGGAGCCTAAGATACCATATGGCACAAGGATTACTGGATTATGTTATCACTAGTGGTAGAAGCATATACGTACTCTTCATCGGCATTATACCGGTGTCCCTGATATGGGTATCAATTGCTCTAGGTGGAGCATACCTAGTATTGTCATTGACATCAGCACCACCAGCGCTAACTATAGTTAATCCATTGTATCTTGTAGCCGGGTTGCTGATACTAATGATTGTATTGTTTGCCCATGCCCTCATCCTAGGAGGTGCAACACTATCGGCTGGAACAGCTGGTCCTGTACTCGAGATACTGGGATGGATAATACCAATAGCAACCGGGGGTCTTTCACCACTTGTAAACATGCCCAGACCACTCCAAGTATTTGCGCTCATGACCCCCTATAGTTATCCAGCAGAGCTTATCCGGTACTCACTACTAAATACACCGACACTCCTCAACCTATACTTGACACTATCAATAGGAGCAGTATATTCCATAGTATACCTCGTGATAGCATTGAAAGTAATGAACAGGCAGCTCAAGAAAATACTTAAAGAAGGAGTAAAGACGATAGGTAGATACTAAGTTACCTAAAAGATAA contains:
- a CDS encoding sodium:solute symporter family protein, which gives rise to MEYLALIIIAGWLGLTSIVGYVSTKKGFEKLTSVDAWFVAGRTLGLLILWLSLGANIYSAYTFLGLPGTAAREGARVWGITLYGMISYLIGFLLIPSLWKHAKNRNWLTLADAFEDLYGSKGVGAFVAITGALWSIPYIQLQIQGIGYIIEVAGYGMFDPVTAKLIAFLLIAVFTIVGGLMSVAFINALQGAIMLFAIWLVGLLAPIIAFGGYDRLFAVLQDYAATQPEGGVFSLYLRPQDLTWMVTLMLTAPLAFWLWPNRVQNIFGGKDIKTIKKNMVLVGVYQVSQIPAIMVGLTAIALFATGMLALPVYKKPYSDMAFMLVARQLFPPWFVGIVGAGALAASISTAAAILHVCGALFSRNAYQRVFKPNATGKELVFAARLFTAAIAIISLILALYAPGILIYLLLIGYAGIVQFFPQYVIGLLKPGLIGKRTAVAGMSVGMITVGLIKTSKDIASALAATPLAPVGEFLVSLKRLGFYAGFYGLIANLIVIAIGIVVGKLAGK
- a CDS encoding ABC transporter ATP-binding protein — protein: MSYAVVAEDLKKTYKTKKRKGLLRGTVERIEALRGISFKIKHGEVVGLLGPNGAGKTTTVKIIATLLLPDEGEAYVEGFSVVKEPNEVRKRIGLLLSVEKGFYGKLTGRENLEYFGALYGLGGRELKERINYLMKLLELDKLGAEDRLYEEYSLGMKARLGLARALLKDPPVLLLDEPTLGLDPPSARKIRELVKKMAREGKAILYTTHNMFEAEIVCDRILLINKGVIVAEGSPEELKARIPKLRTITVVVKNTSQDVLKEVVYKVLGDSIEPKIEVVGEKLYQLRVSIEKPEEYVGEIIRLLVEKGYDIVTMKIEEPTLEDVFIYFTR
- a CDS encoding ABC transporter permease, coding for MGFLRILWAEMKFVYADIFRRKSMLAIIILYPYMLTLFILLIGTSLGSTKVFIERIGVDPVVFFITSGFMMMVILGVSDDLLWKPIADRQLGTQPYIIASPVPRIKYYFAIPIPRLIIVLVLGLTSIVPIMYYYYGFEGIYEALVIIGLTGLSALLFVTFVLIIIGVVYGVGGENWRAINVIRPLLLVLMGVYYPRYMMPLLGRIASSLIPSSHVVEAIQRIITGYDATITTILMLIGFATALAIFYAPFGMKSMVFWEKKVVKEGVKT
- a CDS encoding ABC transporter permease, producing the protein MSVYKTVFKAYFVTELLRNKGIVYGILGLMMWLALFIIPVSLFRPPNVSPEIASAYGFTAILIFMIYSMATWDWAWSLRYHMAQGLLDYVITSGRSIYVLFIGIIPVSLIWVSIALGGAYLVLSLTSAPPALTIVNPLYLVAGLLILMIVLFAHALILGGATLSAGTAGPVLEILGWIIPIATGGLSPLVNMPRPLQVFALMTPYSYPAELIRYSLLNTPTLLNLYLTLSIGAVYSIVYLVIALKVMNRQLKKILKEGVKTIGRY